The following proteins are encoded in a genomic region of Oncorhynchus masou masou isolate Uvic2021 chromosome 32, UVic_Omas_1.1, whole genome shotgun sequence:
- the LOC135525960 gene encoding BSD domain-containing protein 1-like isoform X2 translates to MAEGEGCEGWWGGWLHQSFQAVKDKSSEAYEFIKRDLTEFSNVVQHDTACSIVATASAVRSKLAVEGSSDTTEKVKKSLSSFLGVITDTLAPPQDMTIDCDVITLVATPAGTTEVYDSTKARLYSLQADPATYCNEPDGPLEKFDAWLSCFSLEERKGEISDLLVNSPSIRALYTKMVPAAVAHSEFWQRYFYKVFQLYQEEARRVALKQRAEQTTHTEALGWEEEDEDDFLGATSSSCLNFTPPLEDPATQLSPLTPVTMAMTPLSPIPSPSGERSSTLSLSSDSGSLPTQVELRPARPHPAVVELAQKLNKASLEESEPEGQQEEEREQGQPEVQVEAPAQPEPTGKAAAERVTVQAPTTRPETEGPQDLRVFELNSDSGKSTPSNNGKKGSSTDVSEDWEKDFDLDMTEEEVQMALSRVATAGELEDWENWD, encoded by the exons ATGGCTGAAGG GGAAGGCTGCGAAGGCTGGTGGGGAGGCTGGCTTCACCAAAGCTTCCAGGCCGTCAAAGATAAG TCATCTGAGGCGTATGAGTTTATAAAGCGTGACCTGACAGAGTTCTCCAACGTAGTGCAACATGATACTGCGTGCTCTATCGTCGCCACAGCAAGTGCTGTTAGAAGCAAACTAGCG GTGGAGGGCTCCTCTGACACCACAGAGAAGGTGAAGAAGAGTCTGTCCAGTTTCTTAGGCGTGATAACAGACACCCTCGCTCCTCCCCAGGACATGACCATcgactgtgatgtcattacgctAGTGGCAACTCCTGCAGGCACCACAGAGGTGTATGACAGCACCAAG GCTCGTCTCTACAGTCTACAAGCTGACCCTGCTACATACTGCAATGAGCCTGACG GTCCCCTAGAGAAGTTTGATGCGTGGCTCTCCTGCTTCAgtctggaggagaggaaaggagagatctCTGACCTCCTGGTCAACAGCCCCTCCATCAGGGCCCTTTACACCAAAATG GTGCCAGCAGCTGTAGCCCATTCTGAATTCTGGCAGCGGTATTTCTACAAAGTCTTTCAGTTATACCAG GAGGAGGCGAGAAGAGTGGCCCTGaaacagagagcagagcagactaCCCACACAGAGGCTctgggctgggaggaggaggatgaag ATGACTTCCTTGGTGCAACGTCTTCATCTTGCCTAAACTTCACACCCCCATTGGAAGACCCCGCGACCCAGCTGTCCCCACTCACACCAGTCACCATGGCGATGACCCCGCTCAGCCCCATCCCGTCGCCGAGCGGGGAGcgctcctctaccctctccctgaGCAGCGACAGTGGCAGCCTGCCCACCCAGGTGGAGTTGAGACCAGCCAGGCCACATCCTGCAGTCGTGGAGCTGGCCCAGAAACTCAACAAGGCCAGCCTGGAGGAGAGCGAGCCAGAAGGGcagcaggaggaagagagggaacaggggcAGCCTGAGGTTCAGGTAGAGGCCCCAGCCCAGCCTGAGCCCACAGGGAAAGCTGCAGCTGAGAGAGTAACAGTCCAGGCTCCTACCACCAGACCAGAGACGGAGGGGCCCCAGGACCTGAGGGTGTTTGAGCTTAACTCTGACAGTGGGAAGTCTACACCTTCAAACAATGGCAAGAAAG GGTCCAGCACAGATGTCAGTGAGGACTGGGAGAAGGACTTTGACCTGGACATGACAGAAGAGGAGGTGCAGATGGCGCTCTCTAGAGTTGCCACTGCAGGAGAG CTGGAGGACTGGGAGAACTGGGACTGA
- the LOC135525960 gene encoding BSD domain-containing protein 1-like isoform X3 — MEGCEGWWGGWLHQSFQAVKDKSSEAYEFIKRDLTEFSNVVQHDTACSIVATASAVRSKLAVEGSSDTTEKVKKSLSSFLGVITDTLAPPQDMTIDCDVITLVATPAGTTEVYDSTKARLYSLQADPATYCNEPDGPLEKFDAWLSCFSLEERKGEISDLLVNSPSIRALYTKMVPAAVAHSEFWQRYFYKVFQLYQEEARRVALKQRAEQTTHTEALGWEEEDEDDFLGATSSSCLNFTPPLEDPATQLSPLTPVTMAMTPLSPIPSPSGERSSTLSLSSDSGSLPTQVELRPARPHPAVVELAQKLNKASLEESEPEGQQEEEREQGQPEVQVEAPAQPEPTGKAAAERVTVQAPTTRPETEGPQDLRVFELNSDSGKSTPSNNGKKGSSTDVSEDWEKDFDLDMTEEEVQMALSRVATAGELEDWENWD, encoded by the exons AT GGAAGGCTGCGAAGGCTGGTGGGGAGGCTGGCTTCACCAAAGCTTCCAGGCCGTCAAAGATAAG TCATCTGAGGCGTATGAGTTTATAAAGCGTGACCTGACAGAGTTCTCCAACGTAGTGCAACATGATACTGCGTGCTCTATCGTCGCCACAGCAAGTGCTGTTAGAAGCAAACTAGCG GTGGAGGGCTCCTCTGACACCACAGAGAAGGTGAAGAAGAGTCTGTCCAGTTTCTTAGGCGTGATAACAGACACCCTCGCTCCTCCCCAGGACATGACCATcgactgtgatgtcattacgctAGTGGCAACTCCTGCAGGCACCACAGAGGTGTATGACAGCACCAAG GCTCGTCTCTACAGTCTACAAGCTGACCCTGCTACATACTGCAATGAGCCTGACG GTCCCCTAGAGAAGTTTGATGCGTGGCTCTCCTGCTTCAgtctggaggagaggaaaggagagatctCTGACCTCCTGGTCAACAGCCCCTCCATCAGGGCCCTTTACACCAAAATG GTGCCAGCAGCTGTAGCCCATTCTGAATTCTGGCAGCGGTATTTCTACAAAGTCTTTCAGTTATACCAG GAGGAGGCGAGAAGAGTGGCCCTGaaacagagagcagagcagactaCCCACACAGAGGCTctgggctgggaggaggaggatgaag ATGACTTCCTTGGTGCAACGTCTTCATCTTGCCTAAACTTCACACCCCCATTGGAAGACCCCGCGACCCAGCTGTCCCCACTCACACCAGTCACCATGGCGATGACCCCGCTCAGCCCCATCCCGTCGCCGAGCGGGGAGcgctcctctaccctctccctgaGCAGCGACAGTGGCAGCCTGCCCACCCAGGTGGAGTTGAGACCAGCCAGGCCACATCCTGCAGTCGTGGAGCTGGCCCAGAAACTCAACAAGGCCAGCCTGGAGGAGAGCGAGCCAGAAGGGcagcaggaggaagagagggaacaggggcAGCCTGAGGTTCAGGTAGAGGCCCCAGCCCAGCCTGAGCCCACAGGGAAAGCTGCAGCTGAGAGAGTAACAGTCCAGGCTCCTACCACCAGACCAGAGACGGAGGGGCCCCAGGACCTGAGGGTGTTTGAGCTTAACTCTGACAGTGGGAAGTCTACACCTTCAAACAATGGCAAGAAAG GGTCCAGCACAGATGTCAGTGAGGACTGGGAGAAGGACTTTGACCTGGACATGACAGAAGAGGAGGTGCAGATGGCGCTCTCTAGAGTTGCCACTGCAGGAGAG CTGGAGGACTGGGAGAACTGGGACTGA
- the LOC135525960 gene encoding BSD domain-containing protein 1-like isoform X1 codes for MSVCTLLLSCLARLEGCEGWWGGWLHQSFQAVKDKSSEAYEFIKRDLTEFSNVVQHDTACSIVATASAVRSKLAVEGSSDTTEKVKKSLSSFLGVITDTLAPPQDMTIDCDVITLVATPAGTTEVYDSTKARLYSLQADPATYCNEPDGPLEKFDAWLSCFSLEERKGEISDLLVNSPSIRALYTKMVPAAVAHSEFWQRYFYKVFQLYQEEARRVALKQRAEQTTHTEALGWEEEDEDDFLGATSSSCLNFTPPLEDPATQLSPLTPVTMAMTPLSPIPSPSGERSSTLSLSSDSGSLPTQVELRPARPHPAVVELAQKLNKASLEESEPEGQQEEEREQGQPEVQVEAPAQPEPTGKAAAERVTVQAPTTRPETEGPQDLRVFELNSDSGKSTPSNNGKKGSSTDVSEDWEKDFDLDMTEEEVQMALSRVATAGELEDWENWD; via the exons ATGAGTGTATGCACACTGTTACTCTCCTGTCTGGCCAGATt GGAAGGCTGCGAAGGCTGGTGGGGAGGCTGGCTTCACCAAAGCTTCCAGGCCGTCAAAGATAAG TCATCTGAGGCGTATGAGTTTATAAAGCGTGACCTGACAGAGTTCTCCAACGTAGTGCAACATGATACTGCGTGCTCTATCGTCGCCACAGCAAGTGCTGTTAGAAGCAAACTAGCG GTGGAGGGCTCCTCTGACACCACAGAGAAGGTGAAGAAGAGTCTGTCCAGTTTCTTAGGCGTGATAACAGACACCCTCGCTCCTCCCCAGGACATGACCATcgactgtgatgtcattacgctAGTGGCAACTCCTGCAGGCACCACAGAGGTGTATGACAGCACCAAG GCTCGTCTCTACAGTCTACAAGCTGACCCTGCTACATACTGCAATGAGCCTGACG GTCCCCTAGAGAAGTTTGATGCGTGGCTCTCCTGCTTCAgtctggaggagaggaaaggagagatctCTGACCTCCTGGTCAACAGCCCCTCCATCAGGGCCCTTTACACCAAAATG GTGCCAGCAGCTGTAGCCCATTCTGAATTCTGGCAGCGGTATTTCTACAAAGTCTTTCAGTTATACCAG GAGGAGGCGAGAAGAGTGGCCCTGaaacagagagcagagcagactaCCCACACAGAGGCTctgggctgggaggaggaggatgaag ATGACTTCCTTGGTGCAACGTCTTCATCTTGCCTAAACTTCACACCCCCATTGGAAGACCCCGCGACCCAGCTGTCCCCACTCACACCAGTCACCATGGCGATGACCCCGCTCAGCCCCATCCCGTCGCCGAGCGGGGAGcgctcctctaccctctccctgaGCAGCGACAGTGGCAGCCTGCCCACCCAGGTGGAGTTGAGACCAGCCAGGCCACATCCTGCAGTCGTGGAGCTGGCCCAGAAACTCAACAAGGCCAGCCTGGAGGAGAGCGAGCCAGAAGGGcagcaggaggaagagagggaacaggggcAGCCTGAGGTTCAGGTAGAGGCCCCAGCCCAGCCTGAGCCCACAGGGAAAGCTGCAGCTGAGAGAGTAACAGTCCAGGCTCCTACCACCAGACCAGAGACGGAGGGGCCCCAGGACCTGAGGGTGTTTGAGCTTAACTCTGACAGTGGGAAGTCTACACCTTCAAACAATGGCAAGAAAG GGTCCAGCACAGATGTCAGTGAGGACTGGGAGAAGGACTTTGACCTGGACATGACAGAAGAGGAGGTGCAGATGGCGCTCTCTAGAGTTGCCACTGCAGGAGAG CTGGAGGACTGGGAGAACTGGGACTGA
- the LOC135526975 gene encoding oligodendrocyte transcription factor 3-like, with amino-acid sequence MDSDAGSNSSRSSSPDLVVDDSMGSFFSNKMFQAYCREEGAARAAGQGRADRCAGGGKSKTRADLKEGDDVQDLRLKVNGRERKRMHDLNQALDGLREVMPYAQGPSVRKLSKISTLLLARNYILMLSSSLEEMKKLVGDVYGGSGAQSRTSHPRITLPAPTAHLPLHPLAQNLHSLVGSTASALHHPSPPPAPAPHSPPSASYMGFHHAPVQSLLKDPLHLASSYRHFPGMPCPCSLCQPLPTTTSTLHSFSMGK; translated from the coding sequence ATGGATTCTGACGCTGGCTCCAACTCCAGCCGCTCCTCATCTCCAGACCTGGTGGTGGATGACTCCATGGGTAGCTTCTTCTCCAACAAGATGTTTCAGGCCTACTGCCGGGAGGAGGGGGCAGCCAGGGCTGCCGGCCAGGGCAGGGCTGACCGCTGTGCTGGGGGAGGCAAGAGCAAGACCCGGGCTGACCTCAAAGAGGGTGACGATGTGCAAGACCTTAGGCTGAAGGTGaatggcagagagaggaagaggatgcaTGACCTGAACCAGGCATTAGATGGCCTGAGAGAGGTCATGCCCTACGCTCAGGGGCCCTCTGTTCGCAAGCTCTCAAAGATCTCCACCCTGCTGCTGGCCCGTAACTATATCCTCATGTTGTCCAGCTCTCTGGAGGAGATGAAAAAGCTGGTTGGGGATGTGTACGGAGGCAGTGGTGCCCAGAGTCGCACCAGCCACCCCCGGATCACCCTTCCGGCCCCCACAGCCCATCTCCCACTGCACCCCTTGGCCCAGAACCTGCACTCCCTGGTTGGCAGCACGGCCTCAGCTCTCCACCACCCCTCGCCTCCCCCTGCTCCAGCTCCACACTCACCGCCCTCTGCAAGCTACATGGGCTTCCACCATGCACCAGTACAGAGCCTGCTGAAGGACCCTCTCCACCTAGCCAGCTCCTACAGGCACTTCCCTGGAATGCCCTGTCCCTGCTCGCTCTGCCAGCCTCTACCAACCACCACATCCACCCTGCACAGCTTTTCCATGGGCAAGTGA